The following nucleotide sequence is from Acidimicrobiia bacterium.
ACCGGATCACCAGGTCTCGCCCGTCGCGCCGGAAGAAGTAGGCCTGCGACCACGCGCCCTGCCGGGGCGCGGCCACCACGTCACGCACGCCGTCACCAAGGTGTTCGGCGAGGAACTCCCCCGCCGCGGCCTGATCGACGGCGGGCCGTTCCACGTCAGCGCCTGGCGCGTACCGCGGCTCGCCCGCGGGTGGTCGCGTCGAGCACGACCTTGCGGAGCCGGAGGCTCACTGGTGTGACCTCCACGCACTCGTCGTCGGCGATGAACTCGAGCGCCTGCTCGAGGGAGACCGGGCGCGGGGGCACCAGCCGAACCAGCTCGTCGGCCGACGCGGCGCGGTGGTTGGTGAGCTTCTTCTCTTTCGTGGGGTTCACGTCGATGTCGCCGGGGCGCGCGTTCTCGCCCACGATCATCCCCTCGTAGACCTCGACGCCGGGACCCACCACGAGCTGGCCGCGCTCCTGCAAGTTCATGCACGAGTAGGCGGTCGTCATGCCGCGGCGGTCGGCCACGAGGCTGCCCGTGGGTCGCGTGCGGATCTCGCCGTGCCACGGCTCGTAGCGGTCGAACACGTGGTGCAGGAGCCCGGTGCCGCGTGTCTCGGTCATGAACTCGGTGCGGAAGCCGATGAGGCCGCGCGCCGGCACCAGGTAGTCGAGGCGCACCCAACCGGTGCCGTGGTTCACCATCTGCTCGAGCCGGCCCTTGCGCAGCGCGAGCAGCTGCGTGACCACCCCGAGATAGTCGTCGGGCACGTCGACCGTGAGTCGCTCCACCGGTTCGTGCCGCTTGCCGTTCACGTCGCGGGTGACGACGTCGGGCTTGCCCACCGTGAGCTCGAACCCCTCGCGCCGCATCATCTCCACGAGCACCGCGAGCTGGAGCTCACCTCTTCCCTGCACCTCCCAGGCGTCGGGGCGGTCGGCGGGGAGGACGCGGAGCGACACGTTGCCGACGAGCTCGGCGTCGAGGCGGCCCTTCACGAGGCGCCCGGTGAGCTTGGAGCCGTCCTGGCCCGAGAGCGGCGACGTGTTGATGCCGATCGTCATCGAGAGGCTCGGGTCGTCGACGTGGATCACCGGGAGCGGCCGGGGGTCTTCGGGGTCGGCGAGGGTCTCGCCGATCGTCACGTCGGCGAGCCCGGCGATGGCGATGATCTCGCCCGGCCCCACTTCGGTCGCGTCGACGCGATCGAGTGCCTCGGTGACCGACAGCTCCGTGATCCGAACGTTCTGCATCGTGCCGTCGGCCCGGCACCACGCGACCAGGTCGCCCTTGTGCAGCGTGCCGTGGCGCACGCGGCACAGCGCGAGGCGTCCGACGTACAGCGACGCGTCGAGGTTCGTGACGAGTGCCTGGAACGGGTGCGTGGGGTCGTACTCGGGCGCGGGGATGTGGTCGAGCAGCATCTCGAAGAGGGGTTTGAGGTCGTCGACGCCCGCAGTCTCCGTCGCCGCCAGGTCCGGATCGTCGGCGTCGAGCGACGCGCAACCGGTGCGCGCGTTGCAGTAGACGATGGGGAAGTCGATCTGGTGCTCGTCGGCGTCGAGGTCGAGGAACAGTTCCTCCACTTCGTGCACGACCTCGGCGATGCGCGCGTCGCTGCGGTCCACCTTGTTCACCACGAGTATCACCGGGAGTCGCGCTTCGAGCGTCTTCCGCAGCACGAAGCGCGTCTGCGGGAGCGGCCCCTCGCTCGCGTCGACGAGGAGCAGCACGCCGTCGACCATCGTGAGCGCACGCTCCACCTCGCCACCGAAGTCGGCGTGGCCGGGAGTATCCACGATGTTGACCTTCACGTCGCCGTATCGAACGGCGGTGTTCTTGGCGAGGATCGTGATGCCCTTCTCGCGCTCGAGGTCCATCGAGTCCATCACGCGGTCTGCCACCTCTTGGTTGGCGCGGAACGCGCCCGTCTGGCGGAGCATGGCGTCGACGAGGGTGGTCTTGCCGTGGTCGACGTGCGCGACGATCGCGACGTTGCGGAGGTGGCTTGCTCGGGATTCGGCGCGCGCGGGCACTCGGAGCCTTTCGTGGCGAGAGGCTTCCATGATACCGGCCGCGTCGTGCAGAGTACGCACGTGCGGAACTGGTTCCATGTGCGATCCGAGCTGCCGCGGCCCGACCGGCCGGCGGGTTACGACGACGACGTGGAGTACAGCGAGGCGCTCGTGGAGCACTTCGTCGACCTGTTCACCGAGCCGGGCGACGTGGTGCTGGATCCGTTCATGGGATTCGGCACCACCTTGATGGTCGCCGAGCGGATGGGTCGGCGGGCGATCGGGATCGAGATGCTGCCCGAACGGGCCGAGTACGTGCGTGGGCGCGTCGCCGACCCGGCATCCGTCATCACCGGAGACGCCCGCGAGCTGCGCTCCTTGGGGATCGGCGCGATCGACTTCTCGATGACGTCGCCCCCGTACATGACGAAGGACAACCATCCCGAGAACCCGCTGAACGCGTACGAGTCCCTCGACGGCGATTACGACCGCTACCTCGTCGATCTCCGCGACGTGTACGTGCAGGTCGCCGAGCTCCTGAAGCCCGACCGGGTGGCCGTCGTCAACGTCGCCAACATTAGATATGGAGGTCCCGAGATCACGCCGCTCGCGTGGGACGTCGGGCGCGCGCTGTCGGACGTGCTGCACTTCGAAGGCGAAGTCGTCGTGTGTTACGACATCGAACCGCCCGAGCTGACGAACGACTACTGCCTGGTGTTCCGGAAGCAGCGGACCCGAACGGAGGGTTAGCGTGCTCCGATGGCGACGGCATACGACGAGTTCGGGCTGTTCCACGAGAACGCGGAGGAGTGGGGTCTCCCCTACGACGGCCCACCGATCGTGCGGCGTGAGCGCGTGGAGGTGGCGCCGGGTCGGTCGCTGAGCGCGCTCGTGTGGGGATCGGCGCCGCCCGAGATCGTCTTCCTCCACGGCGGCGCCCAGAACGCGCACACGTGGGACACCGTCGCGATGGCCCTCGGCCGCCCGCTCGTCGCGATCGACCTTCCGGGGCACGGCCACTCCGACCCGCTTCCCGACACGCCGTTCGCCCCGCGCGACTTCGCGGCCGACGTCGAGGTCGTCGTTCGCGCGCTCGCGCCCGACGCGCGCGGGGTGGTCGGCATGTCGCTCGGCGGTCTCACGTCGATCGCGCTGGCAGCGCGCACACCCGATCTCGTGCGCAAGCTCGTGCTCGTCGACGTGGTGCCGTCGATCAACCTCGAGCGCGCCGCGCCCATCGGCGAGTTCGTGAACGGGCCGGTGAGCTTCGCGTCGTTCGACGAGATCCTCGAGCGCACGATCCAGTTCAACCCGACGCGCTCGGAGTCGTCGCTACGCCGCGGCGTGCTGCACAACTCGGTCCAGCGCGACGACGGCACGTGGGTGTGGCGCCACCAGATGCACTGGGCGCCGGGCGAGCGGAGTGAACGCGAAGCCGTCGCACTGCCGGAGTTCGACACGCTGTGGGACGACCTGGCGGGTCTGCGTGTGCCGGGGGTGGAAATTCCGGTGATGCTGCTGCGGGGGCTCGCGCCGAGCTCGGTGCTCGACGACGACTCGATCGCGCAGTTCGGCGAACGCCTGCCCAATGGGCGCGTCGAGGAGATCGAGGGCGCGGGGCACAGCATCCAGGGTGACCAACCCGTCGTGCTGGCTCAGCTCGTGGGCGAGTTCCTCGACACCGCCGACGCCTGACGCCCCCCGAGCAGCCGCGCCGCGACTGCCGCGATCGCCCCGCACACGACCGCGGTGACGTACGCGGGCACCACGACGATGACGAGCGTTCCCACGAGCTGGTCCTCGAAGCGCAGGTCGGTGCTGTTGTAGGCCACGATCACCAGGACGAGGAGCGGCACCGCCCCGATGAGCGCCGCGAGCGCTCCCGCCCCGATCCGTTTGGTGATCCATCCGGTGATCACCGCACCGAGGGCGAGCCCGAACCCGCCACCGAAGGCCCAGAGCACAGGCTCGGCCACGTTCCTGCGCCCCGGGCCGTTCACGGTCGACTCCAACGAGGCCGCGAGCACTGTGAGGAGCAGCGTGGCGACGACGGCGATCGCGGCGCCCAGCCACACCGCACGCCAGTCCTCGGTCCGCATGTGGGGCAGAATAGGTGGCATGACGACGACACCTGCAGCCACCACCTCTCCGTTCACGCGGATGGACGAGTCCACCGCCGACGAGTGGGCTGTGATCGCCCGCGAGTCCATGGCCAACCGCGACCGCATCGCCGAGCGCGTGCTCGGCCTGCTGCGCAGCCTCGACGAGATCACCGACGGCTTCGCGGTCGACCAGCTCACGCACTGCCTGCAGACCGCGACCCTCGCGGAGCGCGCGGGCGCCGACGACGAGCTCGTGATCGCGTCGCTGTGCCACGACATCGGCAAGGCGGTGAGCGTTCCCAACCATCCGCGCATCGCGGCGGAGATCCTGCGGCCGTACGTGCGCGAAGAGGTGCGGTGGGCGATCGAAGTGCACCAAGACTTCCAGGGCCGGCACTACTACCACCACCTCGGCGGCGATCCCACCGCGCGCGAGCAGTACCGCGGCCACCCGTCGTACGCGCTCGCGGAGCGCTTCGCCGACGAGTGGGACCAGATCGCGTTCGATCCCGCGTACGACACGCTGCCGCTCGAGCACTTCGAGCCGCTCGTGCGCGAGGTCTTCTCGAACCCCAGCTCGTTCTGAGCACGTTCTCGCGTTGATGCTCATCCCGTTTCCTGACGACTGGTCGCGCGCGCTCTGCGTCGTCGCGCATCCCGACGACCTCGAGTACGGGATGGCGGGCGCGATCGCGAAGTGGACCGCGGCAGGGCGTGAGGTGTCGTACCTGCTGGTGACGCGCGGCGAGGCGGGCATCGACGGCATGTCGCCGGCGGAGACCGCGGTGGTCCGCGAAGCCGAGGAGCGCGCGAGTGCGCGTGTCGTCGGCGTGTCGGCGGTCGAGTTCCTCGACGGTCATGCCGACGGGGTCATCGAGTACGGGCTGCCGTTGCGTCGCGACCTCGCGTACGCGATCCGCCGTCACCGTCCGGAGGTGCTCTTCGGGTTGAACCAGCGCGACTCGTGGGGTGGGCGGTCGCGCAACTCGCCCGACCATCGCAACGTGGGCCTCGCGCTGCTCGACGCCGCGGGCGACGCGGGGAACCGGTGGGTGTTCCCGGTCGATGGTGTCGAACCGTGGAGTGGCGTGCGGCTCACGGCGTTCAGCGGATCACCCGAGCCCACGCACTACGTCGACATCGGCGAGCACATCGAGACCGGCATCGCCAGTTTGCGTGAGCACGTGACGTACATCGAGGGGCTCGGCGGATCGTTCGACCCCGACGCGTTCCTGCGCGGCAACGCGCGCGGCGCGGGAGAATCGGTGGGCTGCGAGTACGCGGTCACCATCGAAGTCTTCGGGGGCTGACGAGCGGGACCAGGCGACACCTCCAACTATCACTTGACGATATATGTCAACTACTGCCGCTCCCGATCGCGCATTTCCACATCCTCGTCGCCCTCACCGGTGGCCAGCAGCACGGTTACGCGATCATGGGTGAAGTCGAAGAGCTGTCACGCGGCACGGTGAAGATGGGCCCAGGCACGCTCTACGGAACCCTCAAGCGTCTCGTCGACGACGGCTTCGTCGAAGAAGTCGACGGCCGGCTGCACAAGCCCGAGGACGAACGCCGCCGGCGCTAGTGACCGCGCTTGGCCAGCGCGTGTGCGTGGCGGAAGCCGATCGCCTGACGCACCTCGCCAGGGTCGCGAAGAACAACCTGCGCCCGGAACTGACGTGACGTGAACACCGACCGGCGCGTGTACCGGAGCCTGTTGGTGCTGTACCCCAAGGCATTCCGCGACGAATTCGCTCCCGACCTCGCCCAGACGTTCAGCGAGCTCGTGCGCGACCGCGGGGCGGCGAACGCCTGGCGTCGCACAATCGTCGACCTCGCGGTGACTGTGCCGCGCTACCGACTGGAGACCACCATGAACTTTCAGAAGCCGAGCACCGTCTTGAACACGCTGATCGTGGCACTGGCGCTTGCGGGGTATGGCACGCTTGCCGTCGGTGCGTTCGTCGGTCTCCCCCTCCTCGCACTCGCGGTGCTCCTCGGCGTGACGCAACGTTCCCAGCTCGCGCGTTCACTGCGCCACGAGGTCCCAGTACGCAATGTCGGCCACGGGGTCGTCGCCCCGTGCGGCTTCCCAATCGACGACGCCGGTGATCGGTTGCCTTCCACGAGCAGATGCTGCAGGGACCAGTCGCCGTGCACCAGGGTCGACCTC
It contains:
- a CDS encoding HD domain-containing protein; the protein is MTTTPAATTSPFTRMDESTADEWAVIARESMANRDRIAERVLGLLRSLDEITDGFAVDQLTHCLQTATLAERAGADDELVIASLCHDIGKAVSVPNHPRIAAEILRPYVREEVRWAIEVHQDFQGRHYYHHLGGDPTAREQYRGHPSYALAERFADEWDQIAFDPAYDTLPLEHFEPLVREVFSNPSSF
- a CDS encoding DNA methyltransferase: MRNWFHVRSELPRPDRPAGYDDDVEYSEALVEHFVDLFTEPGDVVLDPFMGFGTTLMVAERMGRRAIGIEMLPERAEYVRGRVADPASVITGDARELRSLGIGAIDFSMTSPPYMTKDNHPENPLNAYESLDGDYDRYLVDLRDVYVQVAELLKPDRVAVVNVANIRYGGPEITPLAWDVGRALSDVLHFEGEVVVCYDIEPPELTNDYCLVFRKQRTRTEG
- a CDS encoding alpha/beta hydrolase, with translation MATAYDEFGLFHENAEEWGLPYDGPPIVRRERVEVAPGRSLSALVWGSAPPEIVFLHGGAQNAHTWDTVAMALGRPLVAIDLPGHGHSDPLPDTPFAPRDFAADVEVVVRALAPDARGVVGMSLGGLTSIALAARTPDLVRKLVLVDVVPSINLERAAPIGEFVNGPVSFASFDEILERTIQFNPTRSESSLRRGVLHNSVQRDDGTWVWRHQMHWAPGERSEREAVALPEFDTLWDDLAGLRVPGVEIPVMLLRGLAPSSVLDDDSIAQFGERLPNGRVEEIEGAGHSIQGDQPVVLAQLVGEFLDTADA
- a CDS encoding PIG-L deacetylase family protein, whose amino-acid sequence is MLIPFPDDWSRALCVVAHPDDLEYGMAGAIAKWTAAGREVSYLLVTRGEAGIDGMSPAETAVVREAEERASARVVGVSAVEFLDGHADGVIEYGLPLRRDLAYAIRRHRPEVLFGLNQRDSWGGRSRNSPDHRNVGLALLDAAGDAGNRWVFPVDGVEPWSGVRLTAFSGSPEPTHYVDIGEHIETGIASLREHVTYIEGLGGSFDPDAFLRGNARGAGESVGCEYAVTIEVFGG
- the typA gene encoding translational GTPase TypA, with amino-acid sequence MPARAESRASHLRNVAIVAHVDHGKTTLVDAMLRQTGAFRANQEVADRVMDSMDLEREKGITILAKNTAVRYGDVKVNIVDTPGHADFGGEVERALTMVDGVLLLVDASEGPLPQTRFVLRKTLEARLPVILVVNKVDRSDARIAEVVHEVEELFLDLDADEHQIDFPIVYCNARTGCASLDADDPDLAATETAGVDDLKPLFEMLLDHIPAPEYDPTHPFQALVTNLDASLYVGRLALCRVRHGTLHKGDLVAWCRADGTMQNVRITELSVTEALDRVDATEVGPGEIIAIAGLADVTIGETLADPEDPRPLPVIHVDDPSLSMTIGINTSPLSGQDGSKLTGRLVKGRLDAELVGNVSLRVLPADRPDAWEVQGRGELQLAVLVEMMRREGFELTVGKPDVVTRDVNGKRHEPVERLTVDVPDDYLGVVTQLLALRKGRLEQMVNHGTGWVRLDYLVPARGLIGFRTEFMTETRGTGLLHHVFDRYEPWHGEIRTRPTGSLVADRRGMTTAYSCMNLQERGQLVVGPGVEVYEGMIVGENARPGDIDVNPTKEKKLTNHRAASADELVRLVPPRPVSLEQALEFIADDECVEVTPVSLRLRKVVLDATTRGRAAVRARR
- a CDS encoding helix-turn-helix transcriptional regulator, coding for MGEVEELSRGTVKMGPGTLYGTLKRLVDDGFVEEVDGRLHKPEDERRRR